In Notamacropus eugenii isolate mMacEug1 chromosome 1, mMacEug1.pri_v2, whole genome shotgun sequence, one genomic interval encodes:
- the OGFR gene encoding opioid growth factor receptor isoform X1 — MDDGDCDSTWEEEEEEEEQEKEKEERKTKEEAKPRLQQRGNQAFQPRWDSLLFRLCQHMWQFYSFWTSWVSLFFSWGYLNQQFQITCNQLKSRMIGCRNWRAVQDMQRYRRRYPGLTDEEFNDEMLNLKFYKNEIAFLPNGYFIEEILKNWKEDYDILEDNHSYIQWLFPLRERGVNWHAKPLTLREIQEFKKSAEVMRRFVQAYELILGFYGIELENHKTGKVRKADNYLERFQNLNSHSHNNLRITRILKCLGEMGYEHYQVPLIHFFLEEILVNNCLPSVKQSALDYFMFTVRNKTERRKLVYYAWEHFNPQYKFVWGPHEKLKKFIPGQQDCVDEEGPGVSQNEVGIEKDQVRTQVREEIVGDGVASKDKQMGKKNPSTMLQSCETKKGERLNSSDQQEEKVATKSAGDQAPRSQSPKESKKRKYEVNRLEFRQEEEQRKGTSDVEKIAHNLEEFGLGQSNQRISKRSKEMGGLALPREKGPSSPESMEIKMYDEVNKRRRLESKAPKNHMETTKNVEQTLLIPNGIPHEAEKTEDKSNFRWEAKSLQTKTVKYDVVPVASSGNPCDPSSISTSEQSDLQEYVHIEKRSVDANPELKRPEAKRPDPGEAVGTECSGGDVPQKAGDETAVERPYSE; from the exons ATGGACGACGGGGACTGCGATTCGAcctgggaagaggaagaagaggaagaggagcaggaaaaggagaaggaggagaggaaaaccaAAGAGGAAGCGAAGCCGAGGCTGCAGCAGCGCGGGAACCAAGCTTTCCAG CCCAGATGGGACTCTCTCCTTTTCAGACTCTGCCAACATATGTGGCAATTCTACAGCTTTTGGACTTCTTGGGTCAGTTTGTTCTTCAGTTGGGGTTATCTCAATCAACAGTTTCAGATAACTTGTAATCAACTAAAG agCCGAATGATAGGATGCCGAAACTGGAGAGCAGTCCAGGACATGCAGAGGTACAGACGTCGATACCCA GGTTTGACAGATGAAGAGTTCAATGATGAAATGCTGAATTTgaagttttataaaaatgaaattgctttCTTGCCCAATG GCTATTTTATTGAGGAAATCCtgaagaactggaaggaagaCTATGACATCCTGGAAGACAACCACTCTTACATACAGTG GTTATTCCCTTTGCGAGAGAGGGGAGTGAATTGGCACGCGAAGCCCCTGACACTCAGAGAAATCCAG GAATTTAAAAAATCTGCTGAAGTCATGAGAAGATTCGTCCAAGCATATGAACTCATTCTGGGCTTCTATGGAATTGAACTGGAGAATCACAAAACTGGGAAAGTGAGAAAGGCTGACAACTACCTGGAGAGATTTCAGAACCTCAACTC GCACAGCCACAACAACCTTCGCATCACTCGAATCCTGAAGTGTCTGGGCGAGATGGGCTATGAACATTACCAGGTGCCCCTGATTCATTTCTTTCTGGAAGAGATCCTTGTTAATAACTGCTTGCCAAGTGTCAAGCAGAGTGCCTTGGATTACTTCATGTTCACAGTACGGAACAAGACGGAGCGCAGGAAACTTGTCTACTATGCCTGGGAGCACTTTAATCCCCAGTATAAATTTGTCTGGGGGCCACATGAGAAGCTTAAGAAATTCATACCTGGGCAGCAGGACTGTGTAGATGAAGAGGGTCCAGGTGTATCGCAAAATGAGGTTGGAATAGAGAAAGACCAAGTTAGGACTCAGGTGAGGGAAGAGATTGTAGGGGATGGCGTTGCTTCCAAAGACAAGCAGATGGGCAAGAAGAACCCCAGTACCATGCTGCAGAGTTGTGagacaaaaaagggagaaaggttgAATTCTTCTGATCAGCAGGAAGAGAAGGTTGCAACCAAGAGTGCTGGAGACCAGGCCCCAAGGTCTCAAAGTCCAAAGGAaagtaagaaaaggaaatatgagGTGAACAGACTTGAGTTCAGGCAAGAAGAGGAGCAAAGGAAAGGCACCTCTGACGTGGAGAAGATTGCCCATAACCTGGAAGAATTCGGCCTTGGCCAGAGCAATCAGAGAATCTCTAAAAGATCTAAAGAAATGGGGGGCCTGGCTCTGCCAAGGGAGAAGGGACCTTCCAGCCCTGAGTCCATGGAGATTAAAATGTATGATGAGGTGAATAAGAGGAGGAGACTTGAATCAAAAGCACCGAAAAACCATATGGAGACAACAAAGAATGTGGAACAAACTCTCCTGATACCCAATGGTATTCCTCATGAAGCCGAGAAAACAGAGGACAAGAGTAACTTTCGGTGGGAAGCCAAAAGCCTACAAACAAAGACTGTAAAATATGATGTTGTTCCTGTAGCTTCATCTGGAAATCCCTGTGACCCCTCCAGCATCAGTACATCTGAACAGTCAGACCTACAAGAATATGTTCACATTGAAAAAAGAAGTGTTGATGCAAATCCTGAACTCAAGAGACCTGAAGCCAAGAGACCAGATCCTGGGGAGGCAGTAGGTACTGAATGTTCAGGTGGAGATGTCCCACAAAAGGCAGGGGATGAAACTGCAGTTGAAAGGCCTTATTCGGAATAA
- the OGFR gene encoding opioid growth factor receptor isoform X2 gives MDDGDCDSTWEEEEEEEEQEKEKEERKTKEEAKPRLQQRGNQAFQSRMIGCRNWRAVQDMQRYRRRYPGLTDEEFNDEMLNLKFYKNEIAFLPNGYFIEEILKNWKEDYDILEDNHSYIQWLFPLRERGVNWHAKPLTLREIQEFKKSAEVMRRFVQAYELILGFYGIELENHKTGKVRKADNYLERFQNLNSHSHNNLRITRILKCLGEMGYEHYQVPLIHFFLEEILVNNCLPSVKQSALDYFMFTVRNKTERRKLVYYAWEHFNPQYKFVWGPHEKLKKFIPGQQDCVDEEGPGVSQNEVGIEKDQVRTQVREEIVGDGVASKDKQMGKKNPSTMLQSCETKKGERLNSSDQQEEKVATKSAGDQAPRSQSPKESKKRKYEVNRLEFRQEEEQRKGTSDVEKIAHNLEEFGLGQSNQRISKRSKEMGGLALPREKGPSSPESMEIKMYDEVNKRRRLESKAPKNHMETTKNVEQTLLIPNGIPHEAEKTEDKSNFRWEAKSLQTKTVKYDVVPVASSGNPCDPSSISTSEQSDLQEYVHIEKRSVDANPELKRPEAKRPDPGEAVGTECSGGDVPQKAGDETAVERPYSE, from the exons ATGGACGACGGGGACTGCGATTCGAcctgggaagaggaagaagaggaagaggagcaggaaaaggagaaggaggagaggaaaaccaAAGAGGAAGCGAAGCCGAGGCTGCAGCAGCGCGGGAACCAAGCTTTCCAG agCCGAATGATAGGATGCCGAAACTGGAGAGCAGTCCAGGACATGCAGAGGTACAGACGTCGATACCCA GGTTTGACAGATGAAGAGTTCAATGATGAAATGCTGAATTTgaagttttataaaaatgaaattgctttCTTGCCCAATG GCTATTTTATTGAGGAAATCCtgaagaactggaaggaagaCTATGACATCCTGGAAGACAACCACTCTTACATACAGTG GTTATTCCCTTTGCGAGAGAGGGGAGTGAATTGGCACGCGAAGCCCCTGACACTCAGAGAAATCCAG GAATTTAAAAAATCTGCTGAAGTCATGAGAAGATTCGTCCAAGCATATGAACTCATTCTGGGCTTCTATGGAATTGAACTGGAGAATCACAAAACTGGGAAAGTGAGAAAGGCTGACAACTACCTGGAGAGATTTCAGAACCTCAACTC GCACAGCCACAACAACCTTCGCATCACTCGAATCCTGAAGTGTCTGGGCGAGATGGGCTATGAACATTACCAGGTGCCCCTGATTCATTTCTTTCTGGAAGAGATCCTTGTTAATAACTGCTTGCCAAGTGTCAAGCAGAGTGCCTTGGATTACTTCATGTTCACAGTACGGAACAAGACGGAGCGCAGGAAACTTGTCTACTATGCCTGGGAGCACTTTAATCCCCAGTATAAATTTGTCTGGGGGCCACATGAGAAGCTTAAGAAATTCATACCTGGGCAGCAGGACTGTGTAGATGAAGAGGGTCCAGGTGTATCGCAAAATGAGGTTGGAATAGAGAAAGACCAAGTTAGGACTCAGGTGAGGGAAGAGATTGTAGGGGATGGCGTTGCTTCCAAAGACAAGCAGATGGGCAAGAAGAACCCCAGTACCATGCTGCAGAGTTGTGagacaaaaaagggagaaaggttgAATTCTTCTGATCAGCAGGAAGAGAAGGTTGCAACCAAGAGTGCTGGAGACCAGGCCCCAAGGTCTCAAAGTCCAAAGGAaagtaagaaaaggaaatatgagGTGAACAGACTTGAGTTCAGGCAAGAAGAGGAGCAAAGGAAAGGCACCTCTGACGTGGAGAAGATTGCCCATAACCTGGAAGAATTCGGCCTTGGCCAGAGCAATCAGAGAATCTCTAAAAGATCTAAAGAAATGGGGGGCCTGGCTCTGCCAAGGGAGAAGGGACCTTCCAGCCCTGAGTCCATGGAGATTAAAATGTATGATGAGGTGAATAAGAGGAGGAGACTTGAATCAAAAGCACCGAAAAACCATATGGAGACAACAAAGAATGTGGAACAAACTCTCCTGATACCCAATGGTATTCCTCATGAAGCCGAGAAAACAGAGGACAAGAGTAACTTTCGGTGGGAAGCCAAAAGCCTACAAACAAAGACTGTAAAATATGATGTTGTTCCTGTAGCTTCATCTGGAAATCCCTGTGACCCCTCCAGCATCAGTACATCTGAACAGTCAGACCTACAAGAATATGTTCACATTGAAAAAAGAAGTGTTGATGCAAATCCTGAACTCAAGAGACCTGAAGCCAAGAGACCAGATCCTGGGGAGGCAGTAGGTACTGAATGTTCAGGTGGAGATGTCCCACAAAAGGCAGGGGATGAAACTGCAGTTGAAAGGCCTTATTCGGAATAA